A stretch of DNA from Solea solea chromosome 11, fSolSol10.1, whole genome shotgun sequence:
CTTTCTagtgagtgagtctgtgagtcatgAATAAATTATATTACCTTGATGTTTCAAGGTCTGACTTGGCAAAGTCCcagaataaatataaataaataaaggtgctGATAGTTTATCTAATAGTGGATGTAGTTTTGGTCATGCCTCACTGGCCACAGTCATGTTGAACAACAGAGGTTGAATACAGTGCTGAGAAGTTGTTTTTGGCACATTCAGACGTAGGTGAAGCAAACTTTAGCAGAAGAATGAGGacaattgaacattttaaaatgactgtaggTGTGCGTGTGATAGTGTCTATATATGTTATCCCTGCAATggatgatctgtccagggtctgtgaccctcatgtggaggataaaaaagcggtggaagatgagtgagtgagtgagcttaagctgatgcaaacaaagaacaataTCATTCCCTGTTTGTGAAGTCaccatattttatatatataatattattgttattattattattatagatttttctgtttgttacatTCTGCAGACTCAAGATTAGATATCACCAGTTCTTACTTACTAGGCCTTTAATAACCACAAACTGCTAGGAAAGATTAGATTTTTGATTTGACCATATCACTTTGCCCTGACATGAAGGGAGGCCTTGAATTCCCTCATGCAAGTTGAAAATGTCTTGatatattgtattataatgTAATATTCATCAGTTTCATCAAGGAACTGAGATCGGGACAATGGAGAGAGACTGGAGGGAAATAAGATGACGAGTTGGGGTTGAAGAtgaacgcaaacacacacacagatggactcCCACACGTGATATCTGCAGGATCTGTTTATGTCTGTACTGCTGGCACACCACTGTGTGAATCAAACCTGACGGAGCCAACATTGATTTGTCAAAATCCGACAAAGGCTTGTCTCTCTGCGTCAGtgattgcattttaaaattagatttatACATCTGGGCTTCATacaaaattaacattttcacCAGAAAAATCATCTCAGACGCTGTTTTTCTAGTTTTCTACTTTTCTAGTCTAGGCAGCATACCGCTTCTTTTAATGTTTCAAGTTATCAGGTTATGCAAATTAAGACAGCATCGAATTTAATTTTATGTATAACTATCTTGTGATTCTTCTCCCCTATGTAATCTTTTGTCCATTTCATTATCCATGCCCTCTTGCTGTGgcattttttcctccctcctcgttcttcttcttttgactGTGCACTGTTTCCTGCAGCCTATCACTTTACCTTTTCCTTAACTTATCTCCCTCCTTTCTAAACTAGCACCTTAAATGTAGATCCCACATCTTTTCAGCCGAGCTACCTTTTATCTGATCCACTTTATCAAGATTTATcgcctccctcctctctttatGTAGGTCTGGTGGCCACGATAAAGGAGCATATCACAAAGCCGACAGCAATGGCCCAGGGGCGAGTTGCTCACCTGATTGAGTGGAAGGGTTGGGGTGGAGGCGGCGAAGCTGGGGGACATGTGGGCGGTTGGGGCAGcggtaaaggaggaggaggctggggGGGGATGGGCGCCGAGCTGCAGGAGGATGAACAATTCTACTCTCAAATGACGGATGAAATCAAGGAGGCTCGCTTTGCCGCAGGTGAGACACATGGACAGATGTAATtcaagaaaaacaagatttgGTCACTGGGGATAAAGTGGTGCTTAAATCCCTCTGAGCAATGTTTTCATTCGATTGGCTTCTGCAGAGGGAGCGTCGACAAAAATCAATATCCCTTAAGAGCATCACAGTGACTCAAATCCACTGCACTCATTCAATTTCCCTTTGTTTGTGATGGTGGTGAAAAACAGCAGGAGGTCTTCCAAGAAAAGCACcatcaaatgtgttttatgggCCTTTTGTTTCTCAGGTGTGGCCGAGCAGTTCGCCCTCGCTGAGGCGTCCATGAACATGTGGTCACTGAGTGACAACTTAGAGCAGCCATCCACCAGCATACAAGGTTGgtcactgtactgtatgtcgtcagggtttgtttttttctattgctAAATTTGTCCTGGTGTgtgaatcacatttttttatttttttatttttaattaaaaacctgCAGTCATTGTCTTGAGTTTTCACttattctaatctaatctaatctaaattcTCTCTTTAACCCAAAAACCATTTGCTTTAATTGTGATCGCAATCAAGAAagtttttcacagtttttcctTCCAGAGATGGTTTAGCATCCTGAAATCAAATAGCTGAGCACTTAAGATGGCAGCCGTCCTTAAACATCTGAGTGTGTTGTGGTTAATGTGAATGATGTGAttatgtcagtcagtcaattTAAGTAGTTTACAAATGTTCAGGGTCTCGAGGCGATGAACTCTGTTGACCTTGACGATGACATGACTTTTCATCAATCAACAGGTCAAATTCACACGTGCAATGTTTCGATCCGTACGGCAGGatgtctttaaaataataatcttttttccAAAAGTTGTTTCTACTTTGAGCTGAATGCTAATTAATCATGTTACCATTATAATTTACTCAAATGTAGAAAGAGTTTGTGTTTACAGTTAAGTGGAAGTACCTTTTTATACTTTAGTTCGTTGAATATTGCAGTGCAGTAGTTGTTTctgcacaggaaaaaaacagatagGAGGCTTAACTTCACATCAACCACTGTACAGGTATGTCCTCCATCACTCACCGTAGTCCACTGGaggatctgaacacacacacatgctgttttgCAGTCTTTGTGTGGgaactcatagacataatgcattccctagccccttaccttaaccatcacaactgaacctaaccttaaaaccaagtTTTGAACCtcaaaaagctctttaaagttCTGAGGatcagccaaaaatgtcctcacgaGGTTTGAATGTCACAAAGATACATTTGCATGAAAATTGGTTTTCACAGCCTACTAgaaacatgtatacacacacacgcacacatgcacacacatgctttagtatataatatactatatataaactTAAACACTCCAGTATTGTGTTGCTGTCATGTGGTTTGCTGATAAGATATTTGCATGAACTAAAAGTTGAACAAGTGTACCtcataaagtggctggtgagtgcaTTGTATACATTaatagtacagtatgtgataTAATATAAAAGCTACATGATGTGTAGCAGATGCCTCAGTTTAATTATATCATCGAGTGCAGCTGCACCGTTTCTGTGATACACCAGTGTGAAAAGCGACACCTTTGAAAATCTCCACAACCTGCGAAACCCCAGGTGTCATTGTTTGCTTCTTTGTGCGTCAAATCATTTTTCAACGTTTCAATGGACAGGAAGCAACCATGTGActgatgttgttattattattattattattattcttatccCTCCTCAGCAGCACATGGTCACTTCTTGTCTCAGTTCCTGCTGGACGGTGGCAGCATCGGCATTCCTCAGCACCTGTACAACATCCACAGCCAGACTTATGGCAACAGCAGGATGACCAACCTGATCCCTGTGCCACTGGTGGACTCTGTCTCCCCAACATCGGCCTCTCAGCAAGACAAAGATCATCTCTTTGTGGACAGAAGCACTGTGATGGCAGACGCTACTGTCCGACACGTGGACAGCAGCTCGCTCTCTGAGGATGATGTTTTTTATAACTAGATTCGCAGGAGAACAAACCTGACTGCCAATTTAAGAACTCACTGAGACAACTTGAGGCGGCTGAAACACCAGCAGTGacggatttaaaaaaaaacaaacccaaaatgTTTGGAGGGATTTTAAAAGCCTGGTCATCAGATTCAAAGACTCAAAGAGTATTTTCTCCATGGCTGAGActtttgttcatgtgtttactgttacatttgaattttgttATTCAGTGGACAAGAGTCAGAATATCACAGTGTAAATATCTTGTTATAAAACACTCATTTTAGTACATGTCCTGTGTAACACTTTTGATCCTTTTTTGTTGATGATTGAACagaaaagtccagacagacagacatttaaaGTTCTTATTTGGATTCCATGgagttgaaaaacaaacaac
This window harbors:
- the fam131c gene encoding protein FAM131C isoform X2, with the translated sequence MGACFCKGHKDLHHPMTALQDQTEEGQTSTVKDGQNPSNGNVLDKNNPYDIGELATSSLMGLVATIKEHITKPTAMAQGRVAHLIEWKGWGGGGEAGGHVGGWGSGKGGGGWGGMGAELQEDEQFYSQMTDEIKEARFAAGVAEQFALAEASMNMWSLSDNLEQPSTSIQAHGHFLSQFLLDGGSIGIPQHLYNIHSQTYGNSRMTNLIPVPLVDSVSPTSASQQDKDHLFVDRSTVMADATVRHVDSSSLSEDDVFYN
- the fam131c gene encoding protein FAM131C isoform X1 gives rise to the protein MGACFCKGHKDLHHPMTALQDQTEEGQTSTVKDGQNPSNGNVLDKNNPYDIGELATSSLMGLVATIKEHITKPTAMAQGRVAHLIEWKGWGGGGEAGGHVGGWGSGKGGGGWGGMGAELQEDEQFYSQMTDEIKEARFAAGVAEQFALAEASMNMWSLSDNLEQPSTSIQAAHGHFLSQFLLDGGSIGIPQHLYNIHSQTYGNSRMTNLIPVPLVDSVSPTSASQQDKDHLFVDRSTVMADATVRHVDSSSLSEDDVFYN
- the fam131c gene encoding protein FAM131C isoform X5 is translated as MQHSLLTINKQRENRASEQSYHQGLVATIKEHITKPTAMAQGRVAHLIEWKGWGGGGEAGGHVGGWGSGKGGGGWGGMGAELQEDEQFYSQMTDEIKEARFAAGVAEQFALAEASMNMWSLSDNLEQPSTSIQAAHGHFLSQFLLDGGSIGIPQHLYNIHSQTYGNSRMTNLIPVPLVDSVSPTSASQQDKDHLFVDRSTVMADATVRHVDSSSLSEDDVFYN
- the fam131c gene encoding protein FAM131C isoform X3, whose protein sequence is MCLFQPAIWIVHLRSVTFPLVDHIVQDGQNPSNGNVLDKNNPYDIGELATSSLMGLVATIKEHITKPTAMAQGRVAHLIEWKGWGGGGEAGGHVGGWGSGKGGGGWGGMGAELQEDEQFYSQMTDEIKEARFAAGVAEQFALAEASMNMWSLSDNLEQPSTSIQAAHGHFLSQFLLDGGSIGIPQHLYNIHSQTYGNSRMTNLIPVPLVDSVSPTSASQQDKDHLFVDRSTVMADATVRHVDSSSLSEDDVFYN
- the fam131c gene encoding protein FAM131C isoform X4, whose protein sequence is MEDLHHPMTALQDQTEEGQTSTVKDGQNPSNGNVLDKNNPYDIGELATSSLMGLVATIKEHITKPTAMAQGRVAHLIEWKGWGGGGEAGGHVGGWGSGKGGGGWGGMGAELQEDEQFYSQMTDEIKEARFAAGVAEQFALAEASMNMWSLSDNLEQPSTSIQAAHGHFLSQFLLDGGSIGIPQHLYNIHSQTYGNSRMTNLIPVPLVDSVSPTSASQQDKDHLFVDRSTVMADATVRHVDSSSLSEDDVFYN